The following proteins are encoded in a genomic region of Pyricularia oryzae 70-15 chromosome 6, whole genome shotgun sequence:
- a CDS encoding 37S ribosomal protein MRP4, which produces MIIRNAAVRHCRSAFSAPVARAVNGNTSGIRSISTETPSTSGTAHASTPLTHPLPSTGTATATATSAAPLAVPKVLDPRLQARFGETQKEAAPDTTARDWIELKRFRKKTSGLGSQRSTRTYRPSDLLRDPPKPKDVTLELLMASQCHMGHHKSLWNPANARFIYGVRQDIHIISLEQTAAHLRRAARLVEEVAFCGGLILFVGTRQGQMEIVTRAAELSRSCHLFNKWTPGTITNRDQLLAGGALRMVDEHDRELPGFEKHLQERRPITPDLVVVLNPLENNILLHECKVSQIPTIGVIDTNADVTKVTYPIPANDDSLRSMAVIAGVLGRAGELGQKRRLADAKGGQVHWENPADVTRFLDSLNRDAIEATRQQMEVEVKEEKRLLETAGIKDLLM; this is translated from the exons ATGATCATAAGAAATGCAGCAGTCCGGCACT GCCGGTCTGCCTTTTCAGCTCCGGTTGCCCGCGCCGTAAATGGCAACACAAGCGGCATCCGCAGCATCTCAACCGAGACCCCCTCTACCTCGGGCACCGCCCACGCCTCTACTCCTCTTACACACCCTCTCCCGAGCACCGGAACGGCAACAGCCACGGCTACGTCAGCGGCTCCTCTGGCAGTGCCGAAGGTTCTTGACCCTCGTCTTCAGGCACGGTTCGGAGAGACCCAAAAGGAAGCGGCGCCCGACACGACGGCCCGCGACTGGATCGAGCTTAAGCGGTTCCGCAAGAAGACATCGGGGCTCGGCTCTCAGCGCTCAACGCGGACCTACCGCCCCAGCGATCTGCTGCGGGACccgcccaagcccaaggACGTGACGCTGGAGCTGCTGATGGCGTCGCAGTGCCACATGGGCCACCACAAGTCACTGTGGAACCCGGCCAACGCGCGCTTCATCTACGGCGTGCGGCAGGACATTCACATCATTTCGCTGGAGCAGACGGCGGCGCACCTACGTCGGGCCGCGCGTCTGGTCGAGGAGGTTGCGTTCTGCGGCGGTCTGATCCTGTTTGTCGGCACGCGCCAGGGCCAGATGGAGATTGTGACGCGGGCCGCCGAGCTGAGCCGCAGCTGCCACCTGTTCAACAAGTGGACGCCAGGCACCATCACGAACCGCGACCAACTGCTGGCGGGCGGCGCGCTCAGGATGGTCGACGAGCACGATCGTGAGCTGCCCGGGTTCGAGAAGCACCTGCAGGAGCGGAGGCCCATCACGCCGGATTTGGTCGTGGTGCTGAACCCGCTCGAGAACAACATCCTGTTGCATGAGTGCAAGGTATCGCAGATCCCGACGATCGGTGTCATTGATACGAATGCCGACGTCACCAAGGTCACTTATCCTATTCCAGCCAACGATGACAG TCTGCGAAGCATGGCCGTCATTGCCGGCGTTCTGGGACGTGCAGGTGAGTTGGGCCAGAAGCGACGTCTCGCAGATGCCAAGGGCGGTCAGGTTCACTGGGAAAACCCGGCCGATGTGACACGTTTCTTGGACTCACTCAACCGGGATGCCATCGAGGCGACGCGCCAGCAGATGGAGGTGGAAGTCAAAGAAGAGAAGCGTCTGCTTGAGACTGCCGGCATAAAGGATCTGCTCATGTGA
- a CDS encoding HET domain-containing protein — protein MRLLNVRTGDITPFPSSLRPPPYAALSHLHGPEEISFQQWATLPRATLKARAAYFKIKRARVQAISDGLEWVFVDSVCVDGSSPAEASEAVNEAWAVFAGAATCYAHLDDIAQPVLGASLESALRTSRWFGRGWTLMELVASRDVVFYSTGWEVLGTRRGLAGVISTLTGIDEAVLAGKDEVGTVSVSRKMSWAAGRRTTRAEDAAYCLLGLFGVNMPLMYGEGRTCAFRRLQEEILRAHPLDHTLFAWGERIVRERVDRLPQEALLDGTETLKWRDDRQLLPLLADSPDQFAGSADLVPMTVAAEMFYYGNDVDASSEGKANTDAVLPSVSGRGVLIETPTTDPDAVLYPWRGHRISQLRWGKLVVLFCHRRDDPYEQFAVALTPTGPASYARAPELLVGNFTQHIWQRTSSIRMLVRPDPGVPSLAHGDLVLRRWVVGNNEELLSGAFPCVPSHHFSSNEGILRVNGSASGKLLWSMSALSETETLATFITRRPSTGPTALGPTAITFYPLSSQIASETCDADGTIWLPHPGSESGTLALAEEATIDKAVCTHVFKTPSDTWISPGVGNMLPLITVRVDRIWIVEGRVAIDVVDVVAPYPVGSPFKGTLPRETFTAIRIMMWSHTFTLTRVIGYIYTDAFLPSTDAVKANNLARAHHRGTNNPHSTGMEESLHRDSAWCKRRTNDPRGNAI, from the exons aTGCGCCTCCTCAACGTTCGCACGGGCGACATCACCCCTTTCCCCTCATCCTTGCGCCCGCCACCATACGCAGCGCTCTCGCACCTCCACGGTCCCGAGGAGATCTCGTTCCAACAATGGGCGACGCTGCCCCGCGCGACGCTCAAGGCGCGCGCCGCCTACTTCAAGATCAAGCGGGCACGCGTGCAGGCTATCTCGGACGGGCTGGAGTGGGTCTTTGTCGACTCCGTCTGCGTCGACGGGTCGTCGCCCGCTGAGGCCTCCGAGGCCGTCAACGAGGCGTGGGCCGTCTTCGCCGGCGCCGCCACTTGCTACGCACACCTCGACGACATCGCCCAGCCCGTCCTCGGCGCCAGCCTCGAGTCTGCCCTGCGCACGAGCCGCTGGTTCGGAAGGGGCTGGACGCTGATGGAACTGGTCGCCAGCAGGGACGTTGTCTTTTACAGCACCGGGTGGGAGGTGCTCGGGACCAGGCGTGGGTTGGCGGGCGTCATCTCCACCCTGACGGGGATCGACGAGGCGGTCTTGGCGGGGAAGGACGAGGTCGGTACGGTGAGCGTGTCGAGGAAGATGAGCTGGGCGGCTGGGAGGAGGACGACCAGGGCGGAGGACGCGGCGTACTGCCTGCTGGGGCTGTTTGGCGTCAACATGCCGCTGATGTACGGCGAGGGCAGGACTTGTGCGTTTCGGAGGCTGCAGGAGGAGATCTTGAGGGCGCATCCTCTGGACCACACATTGTTCGCTTGGGGCGAGCGGATCGTCAGGGAGAGGGTAGACCGGTTGCCTCAGGAGGCCCTGCTGGACGGAACGGAGACGCTCAAGTGGAGAGACGACCGgcagctgctgccgctgttgGCCGATTCGCCAGATCAGTTCGCCGGGTCCGCAGATCTGGTGCCCATGACCGTCGCGGCCGAAATGTTTTACTACGGGAATGACGTCGACGCATCATCAGAAGGAAAGGCAAACACCGACGCCGTACTGCCTTCCGTTTCCGGAAGGGGTGTACTCATCGAAACACCCACCACCGACCCAGATGCAGTGCTTTACCCATGGCGAGGGCACAGGATATCCCAACTCCGTTGGGGAAAGCTAGTAGTCCTATTCTGCCACCGCAGGGACGACCCGTACGAGCAGTTCGCCGTCGCGCTGACGCCCACGGGGCCCGCTTCGTACGCTCGCGCGCCGGAGCTCCTGGTGGGCAATTTCACCCAGCACATCTGGCAGCGGACGTCGAGCATACGGATGCTCGTGCGACCGGACCCGGGCGTCCCGTCCCTCGCCCACGGCGACCTCGTGCTCCGCCGCTGGGTGGTGGGCAACAACGAGGAGCTCCTCTCGGGCGCATTTCCATGCGTGCCGAGCCATCATTTCTCGAGCAACGAGGGCATCCTGCGTGTCAATGGTTCTGCGTCGGGCAAGCTGCTGTGGTCCATGTCGGCCCTGTCCGAGACGGAAACGCTCGCGACCTTCATCACCCGCCGACCCTCGACCGGTCCTACCGCGCTCGGCCCAACCGCCATCACCTTCTACCCGCTCTCGAGCCAAATCGCCAGCGAGACTTGCGACGCCGACGGGACCATCTGGCTGCCGCACCCGGGCTCTGAGTCGGGAACCCTGGcgctggccgaggaggccaccATCGACAAAGCTGTGTGCACCCATGTCTTCAAGACGCCGAGCGACACGTGGATCTCACCTGGTGTTGGCAACATGCTGCCTCTAATTACGGTGCGGGTGGACAGGATCTGGATCGTGGAGGGTCGTGTAGCGATTGATGTTGTTGACGTAGTGGCCCCGTATCCAGTGGGATCGCCCTTCAAGGGGACGTTGCCTCGCGAGaccttcaccgcgatcag GATCATGATGTGGAGCCACACCTTCACACTGACGAGAGTAATAGGTTACATATACACAGATGCCTTCCTCCCGTCCACAGATGCGGTCAAGGCAAACAACTTGGCACGCGCGCATCACAGAGGGACAAACAATCCCCACAGCACCGGGATGGAAGAATCGCTTCATCGCGACTCTGCGTGGTGCAAGCGCCGCACCAATGACCCCCGAGGAAACGCCATCTAA
- a CDS encoding mitochondrial ribosomal protein subunit S4, translating into MSGNTLRGTPGRAQGRGAIPNFPSSPAAAAGSSSSIPRPVLEQTMSSHNTQPPASEAGGSTMSASRQKQTKRDEAIRRKMENDLAKKKHVTGRARHSRKAPPGTVLALKPSQALQIKPGTTVAEAAQLMAAKREDCVLVTDDDDRIAGIFTAKDLAFRVVGAGLKATNVTIAEIMTKNPLCARTDTSATDALDLMVRKGFRHLPVMDENQDISGILDITKCFYDAMEKLERAYSSSRKLYDALEGVQSELGASQPQQIIQYVEALRTKMSGPTLESVLNGMPPTTVGVKTSVKEAAQMMKENHTTAVLVQDQGQITGIFTSKDVVLRVIAPGLDPGNCSVVRVMTPHPDFAPMDMSIQAALRKMHDGHYLNLPVMNDSGEIVGMVDVLKLTYATLEQINTMSSGDNEGPAWNKFWLSLDNETESMVSGDGSHHHSHSHIHHRSVMSPDLTRERLDSVAPGDSASHAGVESPGHSIVQHSPELPVSEIPFPFKFKAPSGRVHRLQVIASHGVAAFITNVTSKLGGEIEAVGGAPEVTEDGQVRGGFALSYLDNEGDSVSITADQDLLEAILLARQSGRDKVDLFVHDPEKPPVAVAAPAAVPPAPSEPVSVPIPTPPASSVARERRRRKSPASDESDEEEESEDDGSSTLRRPRRHQRAAAAQQEPLIAGVPNELLLPGAIVTLAVVIVGVFTISRISSNNR; encoded by the exons ATGTCAGGCAACACCCTTCGAGGTACTCCAGGGCGCGCTCAGGGACGCGGAGCCATACCAAACTTTCCATCCAGCCCGgcagccgccgctggttcAAGCTCGTCCATTCCTCGCCCTGTACTCGAACAAACCATGAGTAGCCATAATACTCAGCCTCCAGCCAGCGAGGCAGGCGGCTCCACCATGAGCGCCAGCCGTCAAAAGCAGACAAAAAGAGATGAG GCAATCCGCCGCAAGATGGAGAACGACCTTGCCAAGAAGAAGCATGTgacgggccgagcccggcacTCGAGGAAAGCCCCGCCCGGAACCGTCCTCGCCCTCAAGCCCAGCCAGGCCCTCCAGATCAAGCCCGGCACCACggtggccgaggcggcaCAGCTCATGGCTGCCAAGCGGGAGGACTGCGTCTTGGTCACGGACGATGATGATAGGATCGCGGGTATCTTCACGGCCAAGGATCTTGCCTTTCGCGTCGTTGGTGCTGGTCTCAAGGCTACCAACGTTACGATTGCCGAGATCATGACCAAGAACCCGCTGTGTGCCCGGACAGACACAAGCGCGACCGATGCTCTCGACTTGATGGTGCGCAAGGGTTTCCGCCACCTGCCTGTCATGGACGAAAACCAAGACATTTCGGGTATCCTTGACATTACAAAGTGCTTTTACGATGCCATGGAGAAGCTAGAGCGGGCCTACTCCTCATCGAGGAAACTCTACGATGCGCTGGAGGGAGTGCAATCGGAGCTGGGCGCCAGCCAGCCTCAGCAGATCATCCAATACGTCGAGGCACTGAGGACAAAGATGTCAGGCCCGACCCTTGAGTCGGTCTTGAACGGCATGCCCCCTACGACTGTCGGTGTAAAGACATCTGTCAAAGAGGCTGCGCAGATGATGAAGGAGAACCACACAACGGCCGTTCTGGTCCAGGATCAGGGTCAAATTACAGGAATCTTCACCAGCAAAGACGTCGTGCTGCGTGTCATCGCTCCCGGTCTGGACCCCGGAAACTGCAGCGTTGTCAGGGTAATGACGCCTCATCCTGACTTTGCTCCGATGGACATGAGCATCCAGGCTGCTCTGCGCAAGATGCATG ATGGCCACTACCTTAACCTCCCAGTCATGAATGACTCTGGCGAGATTGTCGGCATGGTGGACGTTCTCAAGCTTACGTATGCCACTCTTGAGCAAATCAACACCATGTCCAGCGGCGACAACGAGGGTCCCGCATGGAACAAGTTCTGGTTGTCCTTGGACAATGAAACAGAATCCATGGTTTCTGGAGATGGATCGCATCACCACTCCCATTCGCACATCCACCACCGTTCCGTTATGTCACCAGACTTGACGCGCGAGCGACTGGATAGTGTTGCGCCTGGAGACTCGGCTTCTCACGCCGGCGTTGAGTCTCCCGGTCACTCGATTGTCCAACACTCTCCTGAGCTGCCCGTCAGCGAGATCCCTTTCCCCTTCAAATTCAAGGCTCCGAGTGGCCGAGTCCACAGGCTACAAGTGATCGCTTCTCACGGAGTAGCTGCCTTTATTACCAACGTCACTTCCAAGCTTGGTGGAGAGATCGAGGCAGTGGGTGGCGCACCAGAGGTTACCGAGGACGGACAAGTCCGTGGTGGCTTCGCGCTCTCATACCTCGACAACGAGGGCGACTCTGTCAGTATCACAGCCGACCAGGATCTGCTCGAGGCAATCTTGCTTGCCCGCCAGTCCGGTCGTGACAAGGTTGATCTCTTTGTTCACGACCCAGAGAAGCCTCCAGTTGCTGTGGCAGCTCCTGCAGCTGTCCCGCCTGCCCCCTCTGAGCCTGTCTCGGTGCCCATTCCCACACCACCAGCATCCAGTGTTGCCCGGGAGCGCAGGAGACGTAAGTCGCCCGCCAGCGATGagagcgacgaggaggaagagtCTGAGGACGACGGATCTTCAACTCTTAGGAGACCACGCCGACATCAACGTGCCGCGGCAGCGCAGCAGGAGCCGCTCATCGCGGGCGTCCCTAACGAGCTGTTGCTTCCCGGCGCTATCGTCACGCTTGCGGTTGTTATTGTTGGTGTCTTTACCATCTCGCGCATCTCAAGCAACAACAGGTAG